In the genome of Vanacampus margaritifer isolate UIUO_Vmar chromosome 1, RoL_Vmar_1.0, whole genome shotgun sequence, one region contains:
- the LOC144037231 gene encoding MYND-type zinc finger-containing chromatin reader ZMYND8-like isoform X2: MHPQSLAEEEIKTEPDVVDGMDASVRSKAPDPPGSAERSLAPQKRKVSSPTHSSNGHSPSDTSSSPLKKKKKPGAINSNKDQDGRNDFYCWLCHREGQVLCCELCPRVYHAKCLKLPAEPEGDWFCPECEKITVAECIETQSKAMTMLNIDQLSYLLKFALQKIKQPGTEPFQKPVSLEQHPDYAEYIFHPMDLSTLEKNIKKKMYGCTEAFLADMKWILHNCIIYNGGNHKLTATAKVIVKICEHEMNEIEVCPECYLSSCQKRDNWFCEPCSQPHTLVWAKLKGFPFWPAKALREKDGQVDARFFGQHDRAWVPINNCYLMSKEIPFSVKKTKSIFNSAMQEMEVYVENIRKKFGVFNYAPFRTPYTPTNQLQMLLDPSNPSAGIVKTEKPDKMRFNFDLTASPKMVLTKSSTPSGMNRRVSMTDMPRSPMSTNSSVHTGSDGEQDIEKASRNSAFHYSTGEESMDCTASPVSGKVGPAGSLTGSPKPLNPTLVPKQERPASTGGILNLNLDRVKAEMDLRELSESVQQQQQQQQSGSAALPTPKRPIRSLDKTIESCKAQLGIDDISEDVYKGVDHSDTEDSDKSDSSDSEYASDEEHKPKSSVQDEKVKVDRKRPRANAETENKDSVGGKGEKSTPATQIKEKQSSNGQDETLQEKPRVTQAQPLTDKPKVSEEGRTSNATSVAEQDSDSERELVIDLGDEHGARDSKRSRKDTGSSSTKTPKETNAAKLESKVTTSSAAVAPAASTLKDGLQPSSTALNPVPSAPSGQPSSASTTSTTSSTPSTSVASTSPAVKKQRPLLPKETVQAVQRAVVWNPTKLQTSSQKGHVQKQQQAEQSTAQSQGQVQTQSQSQQNSSSTRYQTRQAAKVQLKDSPQSTSASSSSSSYLSGDLPIPIASADAAADIARYTNKIMDSIKGTMTEIYNDLSKSTSGNTIAEIRRLRIEIEKLQWLHQQELSEMKHNLELTMAEMRQSLEQERERLVAEVKKQMELEKQQAVDETKKKQWCANCRKEAIFYCCWNTSYCDYPCQQAHWPEHMKSCTQSASASQQEPEAEPNTDTLAKSTGNSPVAQTLTAPAGAAVPSSSSSISEKSSSPTYIDKSKDSAGVTLT; this comes from the exons CCCCTGATCCACCGGGGTCAGCTGAACGTTCTCTGGCACCACAGAAGAGAAAGGTGTCCAGTCCCACCCACTCGTCCAATGGACACTCTCCGTCTGACACTTCCTCCAGTCCGctcaagaaaaagaagaagcctgGGGCCATCAACTCTAACAAAGACCAG GACGGCAGGAATGACTTCTACTGCTGGCTGTGCCACCGCGAGGGCCAGGTGCTCTGCTGTGAGCTCTGCCCCAGGGTGTACCACGCCAAGTGCCTCAAACTACCAGCTGAGCCTGAGGGCGACTGGTTCTGTCCCGAGTGTGAG aaaATAACAGTTGCTGAATGCATTGAAACACAGAGCAAAGCAATGACCATGTTGAATATAGACCAACTCTCTTACTTACTCAAATTTGCACTCCAAAAGATTAAACAGCCTGGG ACAGAGCCCTTTCAGAAGCCTGTGTCCTTGGAACAGCATCCAGACTATGCTGAGTACATTTTTCACCCCATGGACTTGTCTACTTTAGAGAag aATATCAAGAAGAAAATGTATGGCTGCACCGAAGCTTTTCTGGCTGATATGAAGTGGATCTTACACAATTGCATCATTTATAATGGAG GTAATCACAAATTAACAGCAACAGCAAAAGTCATCGTCAAGATATGTGAGCATGAG atgaaTGAGATCGAAGTATGCCCTGAGTGCTACCTGTCTTCCTGCCAAAAAAGGGACAACTGGTTCTGTGAGCCATGC AGTCAGCCTCATACACTGGTGTGGGCGAAGCTGAAAGGCTTTCCTTTCTGGCCAGCAAAAGCTCTTCGTGAAAAGGATGGACAGGTAGATGCACGGTTCTTTGGACAACATGACAG AGCTTGGGTCCCCATCAATAACTGCTACCTCATGTCCAAAGAGATCCCTTTCTCCGTCAAGAAGACAAAGAGCATTTTCAACAGTGCCATGCAAGAAATGGAAGTTTATGTAGAAAACATTCGTAAGAAATTTGGAGTCTTTAACTATGCGCCATTTCGAACTCCGTACACGCCCACCAATCAGCTTCAAATGCTGCTGGACCCTTCTAACCCTAGTGCTGGTATAGTAAAAACGGAGAAACCTGATAAAATGCGCTTTAACTTTGATTTAACGGCATCTCCAAAGATGGTTCTTACTAAGAGCTCCACACCCAGCGGTATGAACCGGAGAGTCTCAATGACAGACATGCCTCGGTCCCCTATGAGTACAAACTCTTCAGTTCACACGGGGTCTGACGGAGAgcaagatatagaaaaggcaagTAGAAATTCTGCCTTTCACTACAGCACTGGAGAGGAATCCATGGACTGTACCG CATCTCCTGTCTCAGGAAAGGTTGGTCCAGCAGGCAGCTTGACAGGCAGCCCAAAGCCACTCAACCCTACCTTGGTCCCCAAGCAGGAGAGGCCAGCGTCCACAGGTGGCATCCTCAATCTCAACCTAG ATCGCGTGAAAGCTGAAATGGACCTGAGAGAGTTGAGCGAGAgtgtgcagcagcagcaacaacagcaacaatcgGGGTCTGCTGCCCTCCCCACGCCAAAGAGACCCATCAGGAGCCTCGACAAGACTATTGAAAGTTGCAAGGCTCAGCTGG GGATAGATGACATTTCTGAAGATGTATATAAAGGTGTGGATCATAGTGACACAGAAGACTCTGATAAGTCTGACTCTAGTGATAGCGAGTATGCCAGTGACGAGGAACACAAGCCAAAGAGCTCTGTACAGGATGAAAAGGTCAAAGTGGATCGAAAGAGGCCCAGAGCAAATGCAGAAACTGAGAATAAAGACTCTGTTGGAGGGAAGGGGGAAAAATCCACCCCTGCTACCCAGATCAAAGAGAAGCAGAGTAGCAATGGACAAGATGAGACCCTTCAAGAAAAGCCCAGAGTTACTCAAGCTCAGCCCCTCACTGACAAGCCAAAGGTCTCAGAGGAGGGGAGAACATCTAATGCAACCTCAGTGGCAGAGCAAGACTCTGATTCTGAAAGAGAGCTGGTGATTGACCTCGGAGATGAACATGGGGCGCGTGACTCAAAGAGGTCAAGAAAAGACACGGGTAGCTCTTCTACCAAAACCCCCAAAGAGACCAATGCTGCCAAATTGGAGA gtaAGGTAACCACTTCCAGTGCAGCAGTTGCGCCAGCAGCTTCCACTCTGAAAGATGGATTGCAGCCTTCCTCAACTGCTCTCAACCCCGTTCCCTCTGCCCCATCTGGCCAGCCCAGTTCTGCCTCGACTACCAGCACCACTTCAAGCACTCCCTCCACCTCGGTTGCATCAACTTCACCAGCAGTGAAGAAACAGCGCCCCCTGTTGCCTAAAGAAACAGTCCAGGCTGTGCAGCGAGCAGTCGTTTGGAATCCCACCAAATTGCAGACTTCCTCTCAGAAGGGTCACGTTCAGAAGCAGCAACAGGCAGAGCAGTCGACTGCACAGTCACAAGGACAGGTGCAGACACAAAGTCAGTCTCAGCAGAATTCTTCAAGTACCCGCTACCAGACCAGACAAGCGGCCAAAG TTCAATTGAAAGACTCTCCTCAGAGTACTTCAGCGTCAAGTAGCTCATCTTCTTACTTGTCAGGAGACTTGCCAATCCCCATTGCTTCTGCAGATGCAGCTGCAGATATAGCCAGATACACCAACAAA ATTATGGACTCAATAAAAGGAACAATGACTGAAATCTACAATGACCTTTCGAAAAGCACTTCGGGAAATACAATCGCAGAG ATTCGACGGCTGAGGATAGAGATTGAGAAACTGCAGTGGTTGCATCAACAAGAGTTGTCTGAGATGAAGCACAATCTGG AACTGACAATGGCAGAGATGCGGCAGAGTCTGGAGCAGGAGAGAGAAAGGCTGGTAGCGGAGGTGAAAAAGCAGATGGAATTGGAAAAGCAGCAGGCTGTGGATGAgacgaaaaaaaaacagtggtgcGCCAACTGCAGGAAGGAGGCCATCTTCTATTGTTGTTGGAACACAAGTTACTGTGACTATCCCTGCCAGCAAGCCCACTGGCCCGAACACATGAAGTCCTGCACGCAGTCAG CTTCAGCTTCACAACAAGAACCAGAGGCGGAGCCCAACACAGacactttggccaaatcaacaGGCAATTCCCCGGTCGCACAAACTCTGACTGCCCCAGCAGGAGCAGCCGTACCCTCCTCATCGTCATCCATATCCGAAAAAAGCAGCTCTCCCACATATATTGACAAGAGCAAGGACAGTGCTGGGGTTACTTTGACATAA
- the LOC144037231 gene encoding MYND-type zinc finger-containing chromatin reader ZMYND8-like isoform X1: MHPQSLAEEEIKTEPDVVDGMDASVRSKAPDPPGSAERSLAPQKRKVSSPTHSSNGHSPSDTSSSPLKKKKKPGAINSNKDQSELRHGPFYYMKQPALTTDPVDVVPQDGRNDFYCWLCHREGQVLCCELCPRVYHAKCLKLPAEPEGDWFCPECEKITVAECIETQSKAMTMLNIDQLSYLLKFALQKIKQPGTEPFQKPVSLEQHPDYAEYIFHPMDLSTLEKNIKKKMYGCTEAFLADMKWILHNCIIYNGGNHKLTATAKVIVKICEHEMNEIEVCPECYLSSCQKRDNWFCEPCSQPHTLVWAKLKGFPFWPAKALREKDGQVDARFFGQHDRAWVPINNCYLMSKEIPFSVKKTKSIFNSAMQEMEVYVENIRKKFGVFNYAPFRTPYTPTNQLQMLLDPSNPSAGIVKTEKPDKMRFNFDLTASPKMVLTKSSTPSGMNRRVSMTDMPRSPMSTNSSVHTGSDGEQDIEKASRNSAFHYSTGEESMDCTASPVSGKVGPAGSLTGSPKPLNPTLVPKQERPASTGGILNLNLDRVKAEMDLRELSESVQQQQQQQQSGSAALPTPKRPIRSLDKTIESCKAQLGIDDISEDVYKGVDHSDTEDSDKSDSSDSEYASDEEHKPKSSVQDEKVKVDRKRPRANAETENKDSVGGKGEKSTPATQIKEKQSSNGQDETLQEKPRVTQAQPLTDKPKVSEEGRTSNATSVAEQDSDSERELVIDLGDEHGARDSKRSRKDTGSSSTKTPKETNAAKLESKVTTSSAAVAPAASTLKDGLQPSSTALNPVPSAPSGQPSSASTTSTTSSTPSTSVASTSPAVKKQRPLLPKETVQAVQRAVVWNPTKLQTSSQKGHVQKQQQAEQSTAQSQGQVQTQSQSQQNSSSTRYQTRQAAKVQLKDSPQSTSASSSSSSYLSGDLPIPIASADAAADIARYTNKIMDSIKGTMTEIYNDLSKSTSGNTIAEIRRLRIEIEKLQWLHQQELSEMKHNLELTMAEMRQSLEQERERLVAEVKKQMELEKQQAVDETKKKQWCANCRKEAIFYCCWNTSYCDYPCQQAHWPEHMKSCTQSASASQQEPEAEPNTDTLAKSTGNSPVAQTLTAPAGAAVPSSSSSISEKSSSPTYIDKSKDSAGVTLT; encoded by the exons CCCCTGATCCACCGGGGTCAGCTGAACGTTCTCTGGCACCACAGAAGAGAAAGGTGTCCAGTCCCACCCACTCGTCCAATGGACACTCTCCGTCTGACACTTCCTCCAGTCCGctcaagaaaaagaagaagcctgGGGCCATCAACTCTAACAAAGACCAG TCAGAGCTAAGACATGGTCCCTTTTACTATATGAAGCAGCCAGCACTCACCACAGACCCTGTTGATGTTGTACCGCAGGACGGCAGGAATGACTTCTACTGCTGGCTGTGCCACCGCGAGGGCCAGGTGCTCTGCTGTGAGCTCTGCCCCAGGGTGTACCACGCCAAGTGCCTCAAACTACCAGCTGAGCCTGAGGGCGACTGGTTCTGTCCCGAGTGTGAG aaaATAACAGTTGCTGAATGCATTGAAACACAGAGCAAAGCAATGACCATGTTGAATATAGACCAACTCTCTTACTTACTCAAATTTGCACTCCAAAAGATTAAACAGCCTGGG ACAGAGCCCTTTCAGAAGCCTGTGTCCTTGGAACAGCATCCAGACTATGCTGAGTACATTTTTCACCCCATGGACTTGTCTACTTTAGAGAag aATATCAAGAAGAAAATGTATGGCTGCACCGAAGCTTTTCTGGCTGATATGAAGTGGATCTTACACAATTGCATCATTTATAATGGAG GTAATCACAAATTAACAGCAACAGCAAAAGTCATCGTCAAGATATGTGAGCATGAG atgaaTGAGATCGAAGTATGCCCTGAGTGCTACCTGTCTTCCTGCCAAAAAAGGGACAACTGGTTCTGTGAGCCATGC AGTCAGCCTCATACACTGGTGTGGGCGAAGCTGAAAGGCTTTCCTTTCTGGCCAGCAAAAGCTCTTCGTGAAAAGGATGGACAGGTAGATGCACGGTTCTTTGGACAACATGACAG AGCTTGGGTCCCCATCAATAACTGCTACCTCATGTCCAAAGAGATCCCTTTCTCCGTCAAGAAGACAAAGAGCATTTTCAACAGTGCCATGCAAGAAATGGAAGTTTATGTAGAAAACATTCGTAAGAAATTTGGAGTCTTTAACTATGCGCCATTTCGAACTCCGTACACGCCCACCAATCAGCTTCAAATGCTGCTGGACCCTTCTAACCCTAGTGCTGGTATAGTAAAAACGGAGAAACCTGATAAAATGCGCTTTAACTTTGATTTAACGGCATCTCCAAAGATGGTTCTTACTAAGAGCTCCACACCCAGCGGTATGAACCGGAGAGTCTCAATGACAGACATGCCTCGGTCCCCTATGAGTACAAACTCTTCAGTTCACACGGGGTCTGACGGAGAgcaagatatagaaaaggcaagTAGAAATTCTGCCTTTCACTACAGCACTGGAGAGGAATCCATGGACTGTACCG CATCTCCTGTCTCAGGAAAGGTTGGTCCAGCAGGCAGCTTGACAGGCAGCCCAAAGCCACTCAACCCTACCTTGGTCCCCAAGCAGGAGAGGCCAGCGTCCACAGGTGGCATCCTCAATCTCAACCTAG ATCGCGTGAAAGCTGAAATGGACCTGAGAGAGTTGAGCGAGAgtgtgcagcagcagcaacaacagcaacaatcgGGGTCTGCTGCCCTCCCCACGCCAAAGAGACCCATCAGGAGCCTCGACAAGACTATTGAAAGTTGCAAGGCTCAGCTGG GGATAGATGACATTTCTGAAGATGTATATAAAGGTGTGGATCATAGTGACACAGAAGACTCTGATAAGTCTGACTCTAGTGATAGCGAGTATGCCAGTGACGAGGAACACAAGCCAAAGAGCTCTGTACAGGATGAAAAGGTCAAAGTGGATCGAAAGAGGCCCAGAGCAAATGCAGAAACTGAGAATAAAGACTCTGTTGGAGGGAAGGGGGAAAAATCCACCCCTGCTACCCAGATCAAAGAGAAGCAGAGTAGCAATGGACAAGATGAGACCCTTCAAGAAAAGCCCAGAGTTACTCAAGCTCAGCCCCTCACTGACAAGCCAAAGGTCTCAGAGGAGGGGAGAACATCTAATGCAACCTCAGTGGCAGAGCAAGACTCTGATTCTGAAAGAGAGCTGGTGATTGACCTCGGAGATGAACATGGGGCGCGTGACTCAAAGAGGTCAAGAAAAGACACGGGTAGCTCTTCTACCAAAACCCCCAAAGAGACCAATGCTGCCAAATTGGAGA gtaAGGTAACCACTTCCAGTGCAGCAGTTGCGCCAGCAGCTTCCACTCTGAAAGATGGATTGCAGCCTTCCTCAACTGCTCTCAACCCCGTTCCCTCTGCCCCATCTGGCCAGCCCAGTTCTGCCTCGACTACCAGCACCACTTCAAGCACTCCCTCCACCTCGGTTGCATCAACTTCACCAGCAGTGAAGAAACAGCGCCCCCTGTTGCCTAAAGAAACAGTCCAGGCTGTGCAGCGAGCAGTCGTTTGGAATCCCACCAAATTGCAGACTTCCTCTCAGAAGGGTCACGTTCAGAAGCAGCAACAGGCAGAGCAGTCGACTGCACAGTCACAAGGACAGGTGCAGACACAAAGTCAGTCTCAGCAGAATTCTTCAAGTACCCGCTACCAGACCAGACAAGCGGCCAAAG TTCAATTGAAAGACTCTCCTCAGAGTACTTCAGCGTCAAGTAGCTCATCTTCTTACTTGTCAGGAGACTTGCCAATCCCCATTGCTTCTGCAGATGCAGCTGCAGATATAGCCAGATACACCAACAAA ATTATGGACTCAATAAAAGGAACAATGACTGAAATCTACAATGACCTTTCGAAAAGCACTTCGGGAAATACAATCGCAGAG ATTCGACGGCTGAGGATAGAGATTGAGAAACTGCAGTGGTTGCATCAACAAGAGTTGTCTGAGATGAAGCACAATCTGG AACTGACAATGGCAGAGATGCGGCAGAGTCTGGAGCAGGAGAGAGAAAGGCTGGTAGCGGAGGTGAAAAAGCAGATGGAATTGGAAAAGCAGCAGGCTGTGGATGAgacgaaaaaaaaacagtggtgcGCCAACTGCAGGAAGGAGGCCATCTTCTATTGTTGTTGGAACACAAGTTACTGTGACTATCCCTGCCAGCAAGCCCACTGGCCCGAACACATGAAGTCCTGCACGCAGTCAG CTTCAGCTTCACAACAAGAACCAGAGGCGGAGCCCAACACAGacactttggccaaatcaacaGGCAATTCCCCGGTCGCACAAACTCTGACTGCCCCAGCAGGAGCAGCCGTACCCTCCTCATCGTCATCCATATCCGAAAAAAGCAGCTCTCCCACATATATTGACAAGAGCAAGGACAGTGCTGGGGTTACTTTGACATAA